One Kitasatospora sp. NBC_01266 genomic window carries:
- a CDS encoding ribosomal protein L7/L12 gives MEDPSFTVLLTGDSPHDPRVLKAVRTVTGLSLWRCRQLLDSAPATVRSEIPFDIAARTAQHLHQAGVPAVIRCGWCRRTLPGDTRVDPGPCASPYWPTAHCQANSLTSCGCEFCAVHGPLPGHTTYRSP, from the coding sequence GTGGAGGATCCGAGTTTCACAGTCCTGCTCACCGGCGACTCCCCTCACGACCCCAGGGTCCTCAAAGCGGTCCGCACGGTCACCGGGCTGAGCCTGTGGCGCTGCCGGCAGCTGTTGGACAGCGCGCCCGCCACCGTCAGGTCGGAGATCCCGTTCGACATCGCCGCTCGCACGGCTCAGCATCTGCACCAGGCCGGCGTACCAGCCGTGATCCGATGCGGCTGGTGCCGGCGCACCCTGCCCGGCGACACGCGGGTCGACCCCGGCCCATGCGCTTCGCCGTACTGGCCCACCGCCCACTGCCAGGCCAACTCCCTGACCAGTTGCGGCTGCGAGTTCTGCGCCGTGCACGGTCCCCTGCCCGGGCACACAACCTACCGCAGCCCCTGA
- a CDS encoding RICIN domain-containing protein, with product MRKLLGALAATALALTAAGLTTTASAATAAAAAAPHATVTTGSTSAATQRSATPILTGTHTLLSGGLALDVPGSSPNAGTQLDTSKAAGSANQNWELIPQSDGSYDLVNGSSGLCAEVNGGSTAAGAVVDQWPCVGSPNQFWTLTSLSNDSYIVSSVSSGLLLTTASTASGATVTQQVNSNSPQQQWTISSVNLALSGYHTLVTGGLALDDPGSSPNADTQLDTWPVAGSANQNWKSVQQSDGSYELVNGSSGLCADVTGGSTAAGAVVDQWQCVGSTNELWTLTPLPNGSYNVASVRSGLLLTAASTADGATVTQQVNSNSPQQQWTISSVNPVLSGYHTLVTGGLALDDPGSSPNAGIQLDAWTVAGSVNQNWRFVQQSDGSYELANGSSGLCAEGASVYGASTDAGGKVIQMSCNPYNSSEHWTLTPLSNGSYIVSFMDNGLLLTTASTASGTTMATEQVNTNSPQQQWTIS from the coding sequence ATGCGAAAACTCCTCGGCGCGCTTGCCGCCACGGCCCTCGCGCTGACCGCCGCCGGTCTGACCACCACCGCCTCGGCCGCCACAGCGGCTGCGGCGGCCGCGCCCCACGCCACCGTCACGACCGGTTCGACCTCAGCCGCCACTCAGCGGTCCGCCACCCCCATCCTGACCGGCACCCACACCCTGCTCTCCGGCGGCCTGGCCCTCGACGTCCCCGGCAGCAGCCCCAACGCCGGCACCCAGCTCGACACCTCGAAGGCGGCCGGCAGCGCCAATCAGAACTGGGAGCTCATCCCGCAGTCGGACGGCTCCTACGATCTCGTCAACGGCTCCTCGGGCCTGTGCGCCGAGGTCAACGGCGGGTCCACCGCCGCGGGCGCCGTGGTGGACCAGTGGCCGTGTGTCGGCAGCCCCAACCAGTTCTGGACCCTCACGTCGCTGTCGAACGACTCCTACATCGTGTCCTCGGTGAGCAGCGGGTTGCTGCTGACCACCGCTTCGACCGCCAGCGGCGCCACGGTCACGCAGCAGGTGAACAGCAACTCGCCGCAGCAGCAGTGGACGATCAGCTCGGTCAACCTCGCCCTGAGCGGCTACCACACCCTGGTCACCGGCGGCCTGGCCCTCGACGACCCCGGCAGCAGCCCCAACGCCGACACCCAGCTCGACACCTGGCCCGTGGCCGGCAGCGCCAACCAGAACTGGAAGTCCGTCCAGCAGTCCGACGGCTCCTACGAACTCGTCAACGGCTCCTCGGGCCTGTGCGCCGACGTCACCGGCGGGTCCACCGCCGCGGGCGCCGTGGTGGACCAGTGGCAGTGTGTCGGCAGCACCAACGAGCTCTGGACCCTCACGCCGCTGCCGAACGGCTCCTACAACGTCGCCTCGGTGAGGAGCGGGTTGCTGCTCACCGCCGCTTCGACCGCCGACGGCGCCACGGTCACGCAGCAGGTGAACAGCAACTCGCCGCAGCAGCAGTGGACGATCAGCTCGGTCAACCCCGTCCTGAGCGGCTACCACACCCTGGTCACCGGCGGCCTGGCCCTCGACGACCCCGGCAGCAGCCCCAACGCCGGCATCCAGCTCGACGCCTGGACCGTGGCCGGCAGCGTCAACCAGAACTGGCGGTTCGTCCAGCAGTCCGACGGCTCCTACGAACTGGCCAACGGCTCCTCTGGCCTGTGCGCCGAGGGCGCTTCGGTTTACGGCGCGTCCACCGACGCGGGCGGCAAGGTGATCCAGATGTCGTGCAACCCCTACAACTCCAGCGAGCACTGGACCCTCACGCCGCTTTCGAACGGCTCCTACATCGTGTCCTTCATGGACAACGGGTTGCTGCTCACCACCGCTTCGACCGCCAGCGGCACCACCATGGCCACGGAGCAGGTGAACACCAACTCGCCGCAGCAGCAGTGGACGATCAGCTGA